From one Nycticebus coucang isolate mNycCou1 chromosome 14, mNycCou1.pri, whole genome shotgun sequence genomic stretch:
- the FAM181B gene encoding protein FAM181B has product MAVQAALLSAHPFVPFGFGGTPDAFGALDKGCCFEDDETSAPAGALLSGAEGGDVREATRDLLSFIDSASSNIKLALDKPGKSKRKVNHRKYLQKQIKRCSGLVGAGAPGPPSLAAADAPARRPLAAPGAQTVAVPVHGKAAPRREASQAAAAANLQSRSLAALFDSLRHIPGAAEPAGGAAAETTAGLRGAGAGGAAGDGARPAGVAAVPGARKVPLRARNLPPSFFTEPSRAGGGGCSPSGPGVSLGDLEKGAEAVEFFELLGPDYGAGTEAAVLLAAEPLDVLPAGAAILRGPPELEPGFFEPPPAVVGNLLYPEPWSVPGGPATKKPPLTTARGGLTLNEPLRPLYPGVADSPGGEDGPGQLASFAPFFPDCALPPPPPPPQVSYDYSAGYSRSAYSSLWRPDGVWEGQPGEEGAPRD; this is encoded by the coding sequence ATGGCGGTGCAGGCGGCGCTGCTCAGCGCGCACCCCTTCGTGCCCTTCGGCTTCGGGGGTACCCCGGACGCCTTCGGAGCCCTGGACAAGGGCTGCTGCTTCGAGGACGACGAGACCAGTGCACCGGCTGGCGCCCTGCTGTCAGGAGCTGAGGGCGGCGATGTGCGCGAGGCCACCCGTGACCTGCTCAGCTTCATCGACTCGGCGTCCAGCAACATCAAACTGGCGCTGGACAAGCCCGGCAAGTCGAAGCGGAAGGTGAACCACCGCAAGTACCTGCAGAAGCAGATCAAGCGCTGCAGCGGCCTCGTGGGCGCCGGGGCCCCTGGCCCGCCATCCCTCGCCGCCGCCGACGCGCCCGCCAGGCGGCCGCTCGCCGCGCCCGGCGCCCAGACCGTCGCGGTCCCGGTCCACGGCAAAGCCGCCCCACGGCGCGAGGCGTCGCAGGCCGCGGCGGCCGCCAACCTGCAAAGCCGGAGTCTGGCCGCGCTTTTCGACTCGTTGCGCCACATCCCCGGGGCTGCCGAGCCGGCTGGAGGCGCGGCGGCCGAAACCACGGCTGGGCTGCGCGGAGCGGGAGCTGGGGGCGCCGCAGGGGATGGGGCCCGGCCCGCGGGGGTCGCAGCGGTCCCGGGAGCCAGGAAGGTCCCGCTTCGGGCTCGCAACCTACCCCCGTCCTTCTTCACAGAGCCGTCCCGGGCGGGCGGCGGCGGTTGCAGCCCGTCGGGGCCGGGAGTGAGCTTGGGTGACCTGGAGAAGGGCGCAGAGGCCGTGGAGTTCTTCGAACTGCTCGGCCCCGACTACGGCGCCGGCACGGAGGCGGCGGTCTTGCTTGCCGCGGAGCCTCTCGACGTGTTACCCGCCGGAGCTGCAATACTTCGGGGACCGCCGGAGCTGGAGCCTGGTTTCTTTGAGCCACCGCCTGCAGTAGTGGGAAACCTACTGTACCCTGAGCCCTGGAGCGTCCCGGGCGGCCCTGCGACCAAGAAGCCGCCCCTGACTACCGCCCGCGGCGGCTTGACCTTGAACGAGCCCTTGCGCCCCTTGTATCCCGGAGTCGCGGACTCTCCGGGAGGGGAGGACGGGCCGGGCCAGTTGGCCTCTTTCgcccccttcttcccagactgCGCCctgcccccgccgccgccgcctcctcaAGTGTCCTACGATTACAGCGCGGGGTACAGCCGCTCGGCCTACTCGAGTCTGTGGAGACCCGACGGGGTTTGGGAAGGGCagcctggggaggagggggcgCCCCGGGACTGA